A portion of the Juglans microcarpa x Juglans regia isolate MS1-56 chromosome 1D, Jm3101_v1.0, whole genome shotgun sequence genome contains these proteins:
- the LOC121260466 gene encoding uncharacterized protein LOC121260466 yields the protein MDNYYSQIHESMFYLCFLVFFFTFFLFIFSYSMYKRFRKTEQKLEEEHIQKPIQNDPLRLERSSVETVDNTHETRENDPTHLTHSLLLEILPSDSPKWECLFGEEKSGNPDPNGSGSAENGVESVEDLRVKKKKKKKRAKKKSSNLQAEMDGEERCVERKNSDSGYQVKNDLVCLYPFTSSSSGMQRRIKQQYDELVKCNETRGLTLAQVGEFANCLIEARNELQHKADVIQRKFTITKALLFKADRSSFDRLRKQIYKLEVEQQRLEEDAFVYNWLQQQLKLSPAYKKMLEISASMELKAKSGEMMESTDTDFADISFEELLAKEKKDSFWQRKSRSCSG from the exons aTGGACAATTATTACTCGCAAATACACGAATCCATGTTCTACTTATGCTTCTTGGTCTTTTTCTTCACCTTCTTTCTATTCATTTTCTCTTACTCTATGTATAAAAGATTTAGGAAAACCGAGCAGAAGCTAGAAGAGGAACATATCCAGAAGCCAATTCAGAACGACCCGTTGAGATTGGAGCGTTCTTCGGTTGAAACTGTGGATAACACCCATGAAACCCGTGAAAATGACCCGACCCATCTGACCCATTCGCTGCTTTTGGAGATCTTGCCATCTGATTCCCCGAAATGGGAGTGTTTGTTTGGCGAAGAAAAGAGTGGTAACCCGGATCCAAACGGGTCGGGCTCGGCCGAGAATGGGGTTGAGTCGGTTGAGGATCTGagggtgaagaagaagaagaagaagaaaagggccAAGAAGAAAAGTTCGAATTTGCAAGCTGAAATGGATGGCGAAGAGAGGTGcgtagagagaaaaaattcGGATTCGGGTTACCAGGTCAAGAATGACTTGGTATGCCTGTATCCGTTTACATCTTCAAGTAGTGGTATGCAGAGGAGGATCAAGCAGCAGTACGATGAGCTTGTGAAGTGCAATGAGACCAGGGGACTAACGCTGGCacag GTTGGAGAGTTTGCTAATTGCTTGATTGAGGCTAGAAATGAGCTACAGCACAA ggCTGATGTCATCCAACGCAAGTTCACCATAACAAAGGCTCTACTATTCAAGGCAGACAGATCTTCCTTTGACCGCCTTCGGAAGCAG ATATACAAGCTAGAAGTAGAACAACAGAGACTAGAAGAGGATGCATTTGTTTATAATTGGCTTCAGCAACAGCTTAAACTCTCTCCGGCATACAAGAAG aTGCTTGAAATTAGCGCTTCCATGGAGTTGAAGGCCAAATCTGGTGAGATGATGGAAAGCACTGATACTGACTTTGCTGACATTTCTTTTGAAGAGTTATTAGCGAAAGAAAAGAAGGATTCGTTTTG GCAAAGAAAATCAAGATCGTGCTCAGGGTGA
- the LOC121258073 gene encoding beta-galactosidase 1 — translation MSSKLVMWDVIMVFLFGLWVGSGKASVSYDSKAITINGQRRILISGSIHYPRSSPEMWPDLIQKAKEGGLDVIQTYVFWNGHEPSPGQYYFEGNYDLVKFVKLVKQAGLYVHLRIGPYVCAEWNFGGFPVWLKYIPGINFRTDNGPFKVQMHKFTEKIVNMMKAERLYESQGGPIILSQIENEYGPMEYEIGAPGQAYTKWAAQMAVGLGTGVPWVMCKQDDAPDPIINTCNGFYCDYFSPNKAYKPKMWTEAWTGWFTEFGGPVPYRPAEDLAFSVARFIQKGGSFINYYMYHGGTNFGRTAGGPFITTSYDYDAPLDEYGLLRQPKWGHLKDLHRAIKLCEPALVSGDPSVTPLGNYQEAHVFRSKSGACAAFLANYNPRSFAKVAFGDLHYNLPPWSISILPDCKNTVYNTARVGAQSAQMKMVRVPVHGGFSWQAYDEETSSYDDAKFTAVGLLEQINTTRDASDYLWYSTDVKIEANEEFLKSGKYPVLTVLSAGHALHVFINGRLSGTAYGSLEFPKLTFSENVMLRAGINKISLLSVAVGLPNVGPHFETWNAGVLGPITLNGLNEGRRDLSWQKWSYKIGLEGEALSLHSLSGSSSVEWVEGSFVARRQPLMWYKTMFNAPAGNTPLALDMGSMGKGQVWINGQSLGRYWPAYKASGTCSECNYAGTYNEKKCLSNCGEASQRWYHVPHSWLNPTGNLLVVFEEWGGDPNGIFLVRREIDSVCANIFEWQPTLMNWQMQASGKVNKPLRPKAHLWCGPGQKISSIKFASFGTPEGVCGSFREGSCHAHKSYDAFQRSCVGQSSCSVTVAPEIFGGDPCPNVMKKLSVEAVCS, via the exons ATGTCCTCGAAGCTTGTAATGTGGGATGTTATAATGgtgtttttgtttggtttatgGGTTGGTTCTGGTAAAGCCTCTGTGTCCTATGACTCTAAGGCTATCACCATTAATGGGCAAAGAAGGATTCTCATTTCCGGATCCATCCACTACCCAAGAAGCTCCCCCGAG ATGTGGCCAGATCTTATTCAGAAGGCAAAGGAAGGGGGGTTGGATGTGATACAGACTTACGTTTTCTGGAATGGGCATGAGCCTTCACCCGGCCAA TATTACTTTGAGGGGAACTATGATCTGGTTAAGTTTGTAAAGTTGGTGAAGCAAGCCGGCCTTTATGTTCATCTAAGGATCGGTCCTTATGTTTGTGCTGAGTGGAACTTTGG gggaTTCCCCGTTTGGCTGAAGTACATTCCAGGTATCAATTTCAGAACAGACAATGGGCCTTTCAAG GTTCAAATGCATAAATTCACAGAGAAGATTGTCAATATGATGAAAGCTGAAAGGCTGTATGAGTCTCAAGGTGGTCCAATTATTCTATCCCAG attgaaaatgaatatggaCCTATGGAGTACGAAATTGGCGCACCTGGTCAAGCTTACACCAAATGGGCAGCCCAAATGGCTGTGGGGCTTGGCACCGGTGTCCCATGGGTCATGTGCAAGCAAGATGATGCCCCTGATCCTATT ATAAACACTTGCAATGGTTTCTACTGCGACTACTTCTCTCCTAACAAAGCTTATAAACCCAAAATGTGGACAGAAGCCTGGACTGGCTG GTTTACTGAGTTTGGAGGTCCAGTTCCTTATCGACCAGCTGAAGACTTGGCATTTTCAGTTGCAAGGTTTATACAGAAGGGGGgatcatttattaattattatatg TATCACGGGGGAACAAATTTTGGTCGAACTGCTGGTGGTCCTTTCATCACTACTAGTTATGATTATGACGCTCCTCTTGATGAATATG GACTTTTGAGACAGCCTAAATGGGGCCATTTGAAAGATTTACATAGAGCCATAAAGCTGTGTGAACCAGCTTTAGTATCTGGAGATCCCTCAGTGACACCACTTGGAAATTATCAAGAG gCTCATGTATTCAGGTCAAAGTCTGGAGCTTGCGCTGCATTTCTTGCAAATTACAATCCAAGATCTTTTGCAAAAGTGGCTTTTGGGGATTTGCATTACAATTTGCCTCCTTGGTCCATCAGCATTCTTCCAGACTGCAAGAACACTGTATACAACACTGCTAGG GTCGGTGCCCAAAGTGCACAGATGAAGATGGTTCGTGTTCCTGTTCATGGAGGATTCTCTTGGCAGGCATACGATGAAGAGACATCCTCTTATGATGATGCTAAATTCACGGCAGTTGGGTTGTTGGAGCAGATAAATACAACAAGAGATGCTTCTGACTATTTGTGGTACTCAACAGA TGTTAAGATCGAGGCCAATGAAGAATTCCTGAAGAGCGGAAAGTATCCTGTTCTTACAGTTTTGTCTGCTGGCCATGCCTTGCATGTTTTCATCAATGGTAGACTATCAG GAACTGCCTATGGAAGTTTAGAATTTCCAAAACTAACATTTAGTGAGAATGTGATGCTGAGAGCTGGTATTAACAAAATCTCACTCCTAAGTGTTGCTGTTGGTCTCCCG AATGTTGGTCCACATTTTGAGACTTGGAATGCTGGTGTTCTTGGCCCAATTACATTGAATGGACTCAATGAGGGGAGAAGAGACTTGTCGTGGCAGAAGTGGTCTTACAAG ATTGGTCTTGAAGGAGAAGCATTGAGTCTTCATTCACTCAGCGGGAGTTCTTCAGTCGAGTGGGTTGAGGGGTCTTTTGTGGCCCGAAGGCAGCCTCTAATGTGGTACAAA ACTATGTTCAATGCACCTGCTGGAAACACCCCATTAGCCTTGGACATGGGCAGCATGGGTAAAGGTCAAGTGTGGATAAATGGACAGAGTCTTGGCCGCTACTGGCCTGCATATAAAGCATCTGGTACCTGTAGTGAATGTAATTATGCTGGAACATATAATGAGAAGAAGTGCTTAAGCAATTGTGGGGAGGCTTCTCAAAGAtg GTATCATGTTCCTCATTCATGGCTAAACCCGACCGGGAATCTGCTGGTTGTTTTTGAAGAATGGGGTGGAGACCCAAATGGGATCTTTCTGGTTAGAAGGGAAATAGATAGTGTCTGTGCTAATATCTTCGAGTGGCAGCCAACCCTCATGAATTGGCAGATGCAAGCGTCAGGCAAAGTCAACAAACCGCTGAGACCTAAAGCCCATTTATGGTGTGGCCCTGGGCAgaaaatatcatcaataaagttcGCTAGCTTTGGGACACCGGAAGGGGTTTGCGGAAGCTTCCGGGAAGGAAGCTGTCATGCCCACAAATCATACGACGCTTTTCAAAGG AGTTGTGTAGGGCAGAGCTCCTGCTCGGTAACTGTAGCACCGGAAATTTTTGGAGGAGATCCATGCCCAAATGTCATGAAGAAGCTCTCTGTGGAGGCTGTTTGCAGCTGA
- the LOC121258680 gene encoding transmembrane 9 superfamily member 7-like, protein MMMGTIYGHRMTVTLFLVLLLASSARSFYLPGVAPRDFQTGNSLPVKVNKLSSTKTQLPYDYYFLNYCKPKKILNNAENLGEVLRGDRIENSVYTFQMRKDQSCKVACKHKLDGASAKNFKEKINDEYRVNMILDNLPVAVRRQRRDGSPSTTYEHGFRVGFKGSYSGSKAEKYFINNHLSFRVMYHKDPETDSSRIVGFEVTPNSINHEYKDWDDKNPQLATCNKDTKISMQGNTVPQEVDTDKDIVFTYDVSFKASEIKWASRWDTYLLMNDDQIHWFSIINSLMIVLFLSGMVAMIMMRTLYRDIANYNQLETQDEAQEETGWKLVHGDVFRPPINFGLLCVYVGTGVQIFAMTLVTMIFALLGFLSPSNRGGLMTAMVLLWVFMGLFAGYSSARLYKMFKGTEWKRNTLKTAFMFPGILFGVFFVLNALIWGEQSSGAVPFGTMFALVCLWFGISVPLVFVGSYLGFKKPAIEDPVKTNKIPRQIPEQAWYMKPVFSILIGGILPFGAVFIELFFILTSIWLNQFYYIFGFLFIVFVILLITCVEITVVLCYFQLCSEDYYWWWRSYLTAGSSALYLFLYSVFYFFTKLEITKLVSGILYFGYMIIVSYAFFVLTGSIGFYACFWFVRKIYSSVKID, encoded by the exons ATGATGATGGGTACTATCTACGGCCATAGAATGACGGTGACACTCTTCTTGGTTCTCCTCCTCGCCTCTTCAGCCCGCTCCTTCTACCTCCCTGGCGTCGCTCCTCGCGATTTCCAAACT GGTAATTCTCTGCCTGTCAAAGTGAACAAATTGTCGTCTACTAAGACACAACTTCCATATGACTACTACTTCTTAAACTATTGCAAGCCCAAGAAGATATTGAACAATGCAGAAAATTTGGGAGAAGTTCTCCGAGGCGACCGCATTGAAAATTCTGTCTATACC TTCCAAATGAGGAAGGATCAGTCATGCAAAGTCGCATGTAAGCATAAGCTTGATGGTGCATCTGCCAagaattttaaggaaaaaatcAATGATGAATATCGAGTTAACAT GATTTTAGATAACCTTCCAGTTGCTGTTCGAAGACAGAGGAGGGATGGAAGTCCATCAACAACTTATGAACATGGATTTCGTGTTGGGTTTAAAGGAAGCTATTCTGGG AGCAAAGCGgagaaatatttcataaataatcACTTGAGCTTTAGAGTCATGTATCACAAGGATCCAGAGACTGACTCTTCTCGGATTGTTGGGTTTGAGGTTACTCCAAACAG CATTAATCATGAATATAAGGACTGGGATGATAAGAATCCTCAATTAGCAACATGCAACAAAGACACCAAAATCTCAATGCAAGGTAACACTGTTCCGCAAGAAGTTGACACAGATAAGGACATTGTTTTTACCTATGATGTTTCCTTCAAG GCAAGTGAGATCAAATGGGCATCCCGTTGGGACACATATCTCCTCATGAATGATGATCAGATTCATTGGTTCTCCATCATAAACTCTTTGATGATTGTTCTCTTCCTTTCTGGCATGGTGGCGATGATCATGATGAGAACTCTATACAGAGATATTGCTAACTATAATCAATTGGAAACCCAAGATGAGGCTCAGGAAGAGACGGGATGGAAACTTGTCCATGGAGATGTTTTCAGGCCACCAATTAATTTTGGCTTGCTTTGCGTCTATGTTGGTACAGGTGTTCAGATATTTGCAATGACACTTGTGACAATGATATTTGCATTGCTTGGTTTTTTATCTCCTTCCAACCGAGGGGGGCTTATGACTGCCATGGTTCTGTTGTGGGTTTTCATGGGCTTATTTGCTGGTTACTCCTCTGCACGTCTGTACAAAATGTTCAAAGGCACAGAGTGGAAGAGGAATACCTTGAAAACTGCATTTATGTTTCCAGGTATTCTTTTTGGAGTATTCTTTGTCCTGAATGCCCTAATATGGGGTGAACAGTCTTCTGGGGCTGTGCCATTTGGAACGATGTTTGCTCTTGTCTGCTTATGGTTTGGCATATCAGTGCCCTTAGTCTTTGTGGGTAGTTACTTGGGTTTCAAGAAACCAGCCATCGAAGACCCTGtgaaaactaacaaaattcCTAGGCAAATACCTGAGCAAGCATGGTACATGAAACCGGTCTTCTCTATTCTCATTGGAGGCATTCTTCCATTCGGGGCTGTTTTCATTGAGCTCTTCTTCATCTTGACATCAATATGGCTGAACCAGTTCTATTACATCTTCGGCTTCCTTTTTATAGTGTTTGTGATTCTTCTAATCACTTGTGTGGAGATAACAGTCGTGCTATGTTACTTCCAGTTATGCAGTGAAGACTACTACTGGTGGTGGAGATCTTACTTGACTGCCGGCTCCTCTGCACTCTATCTTTTTCTATACTCTGTCTTCTATTTCTTTACCAAGTTGGAGATCACAAAGCTGGTTTCAGGCATCCTATATTTTGGATACATGATAATTGTATCTTATGCTTTCTTTGTCTTGACCGGTTCTATCGGCTTCTATGCATGCTTCTGGTTCGTTAGGAAGATCTACTCATCCGTTAAAATCGACTGA